In Rahnella variigena, one DNA window encodes the following:
- the ydiJ gene encoding D-2-hydroxyglutarate dehydrogenase YdiJ: protein MIPQISQAPGVIQLVLDFLEALKKNGFTGDVTTTYADRLTMATDNSVYQLLPDAVLFPIATSDVALIARLAGQERFKTLVFTPRGGGTGTNGQSLNRGIVVDMSRHMNRILDINTKQGWVKVEAGVIKDQLNDYLRPLGYFFSPELSTSNRATLGGMINTDASGQGSLVYGKTSDHVLGVRAIVLGGDMLDTTAIPTELADKLGEEDSVIGRIYRTVLDSCRDNRALVIEKFPKLNRFLTGYDLRHVLSDDLQTFNLTRILTGSEGSLAFITEARLNITPIPKVRRLVNIKYDSFNSALRNAPFMVEAKALSVETVDSKVLNLAREDIVWHSVRDYITDVEGKDMQGLNIVEFAGDDADLIENQVSALCERLDGLMSDKEGGVIGYQICADLPGIERIYNMRKKAVGLLGNAKGQAKPLPFAEDTCVPPQHLADYIVEFRALLDSHHLSYGMFGHVDAGVLHVRPALDMCDPQQEMLLKQISDEVVALTAKYGGLLWGEHGKGFRAEYSPAFFGEELFHELRRIKTVFDPDNRLNPGKICAPLDCDEPMMKVDAAKRGTLDRRIPLEVRQSFRGAMECNGNGLCFNFDVKSPMCPSMKITGSRIHSPKGRAGLVREWLRLLSEQGVDPLALENALPEKGLSFRTLIDRTRNTWHANKGEYDFSHEVKEAMSGCLACKACSTQCPIKIDVPGFRSRFLQLYHTRYLRPARDHFVAGVESYAPLMAKAPKLFNFFLKQPWVREMSRKSIGMVDLPLLSSPTLREQLLGHRASTMTLEQLEAISPAQRGEYVLVVQDPFTSFYDAQVVADFVRLIEKLGLKPVLLPFSPNGKAQHIKGFLTRFAKTAKKTSLFLNRVSQLGMPMVGVDPALVLCYRDEYKEILGESRGSFQVQLVHEWLDVWLAERPAQQQSGESWYLFGHCTESTALPNSGKQWGDIFARYGAKLENVSVGCCGMAGTYGHETKNLENSLGIYELSWHTSLQRLPRQRCLATGYSCRSQVKRIEGNGVRHPLQALLEIIP, encoded by the coding sequence ATGATCCCACAGATTTCTCAGGCGCCGGGTGTCATCCAGCTGGTGCTCGATTTTTTGGAAGCGTTAAAAAAGAATGGTTTTACGGGTGATGTCACAACTACTTATGCAGACCGGCTGACGATGGCGACAGATAACAGCGTCTATCAGTTGTTGCCGGATGCTGTCTTATTCCCGATCGCCACGTCAGACGTGGCACTGATTGCCCGTCTTGCAGGGCAGGAACGTTTTAAAACGCTGGTATTCACTCCGCGCGGTGGCGGTACCGGTACCAACGGTCAGTCGCTGAACCGTGGCATTGTGGTTGATATGTCCCGTCATATGAACCGCATTCTCGATATCAATACAAAGCAGGGATGGGTAAAAGTTGAAGCCGGTGTGATTAAAGATCAGCTCAATGATTATCTGCGCCCGTTGGGGTATTTCTTCTCGCCGGAACTCTCGACCAGTAACCGCGCCACGCTCGGCGGGATGATCAATACCGATGCCTCCGGGCAGGGCTCGCTGGTGTACGGTAAAACCTCAGATCACGTGCTTGGTGTCCGGGCCATTGTGCTTGGCGGCGACATGCTGGATACCACGGCGATCCCGACAGAGCTTGCAGATAAACTGGGTGAAGAAGATTCGGTTATCGGGCGGATTTATCGCACGGTGCTCGACAGTTGCCGCGACAACCGTGCGCTGGTAATAGAGAAATTCCCAAAACTTAACCGTTTCCTGACCGGATACGATTTGCGTCATGTGCTGAGTGATGACCTGCAAACCTTTAATCTGACACGAATTCTGACCGGATCAGAAGGCTCGCTGGCCTTTATTACTGAAGCCCGTCTGAACATCACGCCAATCCCGAAAGTGCGTCGTCTGGTCAACATCAAGTATGACTCTTTCAACTCGGCCCTGCGCAACGCACCTTTTATGGTGGAAGCGAAAGCTCTTTCAGTAGAAACCGTTGACTCAAAAGTGCTGAATCTGGCACGTGAGGATATTGTCTGGCACAGCGTGCGTGACTACATCACGGATGTTGAAGGCAAAGATATGCAGGGGCTTAACATTGTTGAGTTCGCTGGCGATGATGCTGATCTCATCGAAAACCAGGTGAGCGCATTGTGTGAGCGTCTTGACGGGTTGATGAGTGACAAAGAAGGCGGTGTGATTGGTTATCAGATTTGCGCCGATCTGCCTGGTATAGAGCGCATCTATAACATGCGTAAAAAAGCCGTCGGGCTGCTGGGCAATGCCAAAGGGCAGGCTAAACCCTTGCCATTTGCCGAAGACACTTGTGTTCCGCCTCAGCATCTGGCGGATTACATCGTCGAATTTCGGGCGCTGCTCGACAGCCATCATCTGAGCTACGGAATGTTTGGTCACGTGGATGCGGGTGTATTACACGTACGTCCGGCGCTGGATATGTGCGATCCGCAGCAGGAAATGTTGCTCAAGCAAATTTCCGATGAAGTCGTCGCACTGACGGCAAAATATGGCGGGCTGCTGTGGGGCGAGCATGGAAAGGGTTTCCGTGCCGAATACAGTCCGGCTTTCTTTGGTGAAGAATTGTTCCATGAGTTACGCCGGATCAAAACCGTGTTCGACCCGGACAACCGCCTCAACCCAGGTAAGATCTGTGCGCCGCTGGATTGCGATGAACCGATGATGAAAGTGGATGCGGCGAAACGCGGCACACTGGATCGCCGTATTCCGCTGGAAGTTCGTCAGTCATTCCGCGGTGCGATGGAATGTAACGGCAACGGGTTATGTTTCAATTTCGATGTGAAAAGCCCGATGTGCCCGTCGATGAAAATCACCGGCAGCCGCATTCATTCGCCTAAAGGTCGTGCAGGTCTGGTGCGCGAATGGTTGCGCCTGCTGTCAGAACAGGGCGTTGATCCGCTGGCGCTGGAAAATGCGCTGCCTGAAAAAGGGCTAAGTTTCCGTACCCTGATTGATCGCACGCGTAACACCTGGCACGCCAATAAAGGCGAATATGATTTTTCGCATGAAGTGAAAGAGGCGATGTCAGGCTGTCTGGCCTGTAAAGCCTGTTCCACACAGTGTCCGATTAAAATTGATGTTCCCGGATTCCGATCGCGGTTCCTGCAGCTTTATCACACACGATATCTGCGTCCTGCTCGTGATCACTTTGTGGCCGGCGTGGAAAGCTACGCACCGCTTATGGCAAAAGCACCGAAGTTGTTTAATTTCTTCCTCAAACAACCCTGGGTGCGTGAAATGAGCCGGAAAAGTATTGGCATGGTAGATTTGCCTTTACTCTCTTCCCCGACATTGCGTGAGCAGCTACTTGGACATCGCGCCAGTACGATGACGCTGGAGCAACTTGAAGCCATTTCTCCCGCGCAGCGTGGCGAATACGTGCTGGTAGTTCAGGATCCGTTCACCAGTTTCTATGATGCGCAGGTGGTGGCTGATTTTGTCCGGCTGATTGAGAAGCTTGGCCTCAAACCTGTTCTGTTGCCATTCTCTCCGAACGGTAAAGCGCAGCACATTAAAGGCTTCCTCACTCGTTTTGCGAAAACAGCGAAGAAAACGTCGTTGTTCCTCAACCGTGTTTCGCAATTAGGAATGCCGATGGTCGGCGTCGACCCGGCGCTGGTGCTGTGTTATCGCGATGAATATAAGGAGATCCTGGGCGAGTCGCGTGGCTCATTCCAGGTACAACTGGTGCATGAATGGCTTGATGTGTGGCTGGCTGAACGCCCGGCACAGCAGCAAAGCGGCGAATCCTGGTATCTGTTTGGTCACTGTACGGAAAGTACGGCGTTGCCAAACAGCGGCAAGCAATGGGGTGATATTTTTGCCCGCTATGGCGCGAAGCTGGAAAATGTCAGTGTCGGCTGCTGCGGAATGGCCGGAACGTACGGCCATGAAACTAAAAATCTTGAGAACTCTCTGGGGATTTACGAGCTTTCCTGGCATACCTCTTTGCAGCGGTTGCCGCGCCAGCGCTGTCTGGCAACCGGTTATTCATGCCGCAGTCAGGTCAAACGTATTGAGGGGAACGGTGTTCGCCATCCCTTACAGGCTTTGCTGGAAATCATTCCCTGA
- the ydiK gene encoding AI-2E family transporter YdiK, whose translation MNLPIKRYDLPQIMFGVLFIALMTIASIWIVQPFILGFVWAGMVVIATWPLMIKLQRLLWGRRFLAVIIMTLLLILLFVLPIAMLVSSAIENGAPLVEIASHPSSLHMPDFHWLNSIPLVGHKLYTGWHALINGGGNALVTKVQPYVGQTAAWFVTQAGHLGRFIVHCSLMLLFSALLYSRGEQVALGIRHFAIRLAAERGDAAVILAGQAIRAVALGVVVTAIVQSILGGIGLAIAGIPYATVLTVVMFVCCVAQIGPLLILIPAIIWLYWSGDNTWGTVLLVWSCVVGSLDNVLRPVLIRMGADLPMLLILSGVIGGLFAFGMIGLFIGPVVLAVSYRLISLWVHEAPEPEMDPEEALKALDE comes from the coding sequence ATGAATCTCCCAATTAAACGTTACGATTTACCCCAGATTATGTTTGGGGTGTTGTTTATTGCACTGATGACCATCGCCAGTATCTGGATCGTTCAGCCTTTTATTCTTGGGTTTGTCTGGGCAGGCATGGTGGTTATCGCGACATGGCCGCTGATGATTAAGCTCCAGCGGCTGCTTTGGGGACGCCGTTTCCTTGCCGTCATCATCATGACTTTGTTACTGATTTTATTATTTGTTTTGCCTATTGCGATGCTGGTCAGCAGCGCAATTGAAAATGGCGCGCCTCTGGTAGAAATCGCCAGCCACCCTTCCTCACTGCATATGCCTGATTTCCACTGGCTTAATTCCATTCCGCTAGTGGGTCATAAACTGTATACCGGCTGGCACGCGCTGATTAATGGCGGCGGGAATGCGCTGGTGACCAAGGTTCAGCCGTATGTCGGACAAACAGCCGCGTGGTTTGTCACTCAGGCCGGTCATCTTGGACGGTTTATTGTCCACTGTTCGCTGATGCTGTTGTTCAGTGCCTTGTTGTACAGCCGTGGCGAACAAGTTGCTTTAGGGATCCGCCACTTTGCCATTCGTCTGGCCGCAGAACGCGGTGACGCTGCCGTTATTCTCGCCGGTCAGGCCATACGAGCTGTGGCTTTAGGCGTGGTCGTAACCGCCATTGTGCAGTCAATTCTTGGCGGTATCGGGCTGGCGATTGCGGGCATCCCTTATGCTACCGTGCTGACGGTAGTGATGTTCGTTTGCTGCGTTGCGCAAATCGGCCCATTGCTGATACTGATACCGGCAATCATCTGGCTTTACTGGTCCGGCGACAATACCTGGGGCACCGTGCTTCTGGTCTGGAGCTGCGTGGTCGGGTCCCTTGATAACGTGCTGCGTCCGGTTCTGATCCGCATGGGTGCAGATTTACCTATGTTGCTGATTCTCTCTGGTGTTATCGGGGGATTGTTTGCCTTCGGTATGATCGGGCTGTTCATCGGACCGGTGGTACTGGCCGTATCGTATCGCCTGATTTCCCTCTGGGTACATGAAGCCCCTGAACCAGAGATGGATCCGGAAGAAGCCTTAAAAGCACTGGATGAATAA
- a CDS encoding hotdog fold thioesterase — MSLWKRSTTLDALNQRSQGCMVGHVGIEFTQLGEDFLEATMPVDSRTTQPFGLLHGGASVVLAETMGSMAGYLCCEGSQTVVGVEINASHMHSAREGHVRGVCRALRAGRRSQVWQIEIFDEKGNLCCVSRLTTMVIDH; from the coding sequence ATGTCACTCTGGAAACGCAGTACCACGCTGGATGCCCTGAATCAGCGCAGTCAGGGATGTATGGTTGGGCACGTGGGAATAGAATTTACCCAGTTGGGCGAAGATTTTCTTGAGGCGACCATGCCCGTGGATAGCCGCACGACACAACCTTTTGGCCTGCTGCATGGCGGGGCATCGGTGGTTCTGGCGGAAACCATGGGATCGATGGCAGGCTATTTGTGCTGCGAAGGCAGCCAGACGGTGGTCGGCGTGGAGATTAACGCCAGCCACATGCATTCAGCACGCGAGGGACATGTGCGCGGTGTGTGTCGTGCATTGCGCGCCGGGCGCCGCAGCCAGGTCTGGCAAATCGAAATTTTTGATGAGAAAGGAAATCTTTGCTGCGTGTCGAGGTTGACCACGATGGTGATTGATCACTGA